A genomic stretch from Brachyhypopomus gauderio isolate BG-103 unplaced genomic scaffold, BGAUD_0.2 sc37, whole genome shotgun sequence includes:
- the LOC143485758 gene encoding uncharacterized protein LOC143485758, with product MKYKRYLVEEKDIPRTTQHRWKRRIKHGMKGQQSAGFYMLKQYHNDIQPLGDQDLSRLHRTGKSLENKDESKDDYDQSVTDSPVRISYQEEHNVEHKTTDYQDKSSEDDGEDIQHDKDITDNEMMENRSNDERQPSDLIQPNEKALHEQRRKEHELLLLALKSKHCLTDEALEDILKVINVVTGKHSVSTTKYHLYKNVNDYKDYILVKHVCSECTILMENVGESVSCRSCHKLVDGKENMKSGIFFIILPLEAQLRNIIEQHEFAQLTHDNQVDE from the exons ATGAAGTACAAAAGATATCTCGTGGAGGAAAAAGACATTCCCCGAACAACACAGCACCGATGGAAAAG ACGGATCAAGCATGGCATGAAAGGACAACAAAGTGCTGGATTTTATATGTTAAAG CAGTACCACAATGACATTCAACCACTGGGTGATCAGGATCTAAGCAGGCTTCATAGGACTGGGAAATCCTTGGAG AACAAAGATGAATCTAAAGATGACTATGATCAAAGTGTGACTGACAGCCCTGTTAGAATATCTTATCAG GAAGAGCATAATGTGGAACACAAAACAACTGACTACCAAGACAAGTCAAGTGAAGATGATGGTGAGGATATCCAACATGACAAAGACATAACAGACAATGAAATGATGGAGAACAGATCCAACGATGAAAGACAACCTAGTGACCTTATACAACCTAATGAGAAAGCACTACATGAACAAAGAAGAAAAGAGCATGAGTTGCTCCTTCTAGCATTAAAGTCAAAACATTGTTTAACCGATGAAGCACTTGAAGACATACTTAAAGTCATAAATGTTGTCACTGGTAAACATTCAGTCTCAACCACTAAATATCATTTGTACAAAAACGTGAATGATTACAAGGACTACATTCTTGTCAAGCATGTTTGTTCAGAATGCACTATCTTGATGGAAAATGTAGGTGAAAGTGTAAGTTGCAGAAGTTGTCACAAACTTGTTGATGGAAAGGAGAACATGAAATCGGGAATTTTTTTCATAATTCTTCCTCTTGAAGCACAACTACGAAACATTATTGAACAGCATGAGTTTGCGCAACTGACACATGATAACCAG
- the LOC143485696 gene encoding uncharacterized protein LOC143485696, which produces MFALVEWQDEKDDGSWSIVPTSHIRNFDINDFMDGLDDRATYIIEWRAGLKKKPRGGWPLYEAAVHKIAEKQSVLENVMKDKQQSPEICGKRKGRPNPKFGVDEGASIPKKRQTCGVEFDKELLEKIKSTHGPVSPTLATPLLAASPSALLSATPSSPASPVGPPSTAPSLPASPVGPPSTAPSLPTSSSASPSAAPLSPASSSTALLYLQAENEALKRDLDTLNTSVVSYMPKLISIMEKLEAWLDTKGQSPQPQLASLPTNQETLEMYPGSGVYVPKNVWWSASHANSPTTMARVLLLGVFNIDTLLKSNLRGPGKNRKTD; this is translated from the exons ATGTTTGCTCTGGTGGAGTGGCAGGATGAAAAAGATGACGGAAGTTGGAGTATTGTTCCAACCTCCCACATAAGGAATTTCGATATAAATGATTTCATGGATGGACTTGATGATAGAGCCACATACATAATCGAGTGGAGAGCAGGGCTGAAGAAGAAACCCAGAGGCGGATGGCCCTTGTATGAGGCGGCAGTGCACAAAATCGCAG AGAAGCAGTCTGTCCTAGAGAATGTAATGAAGGACAAACAACAAAGTCCAGAAATTTGTGGTAAACGAAAAGGCAGGCCAAACCCAAAGTTTGGTGTGGATGAAGGAGCATCCATCCCCAAAAAG AGGCAGACATGTGGGGTAGAGTTTGACAAGGAGCtgttggaaaaaataaaatcaacCCATGGGCCTGTCTCTCCAACGTTGGCTACTCCACTTTTGGCTGCCTCACCTTCTGCACTGCTGTCAGCTACTCCATCATCACCTGCTTCACCTGTTGGACCACCCTcgactgctccatctttaccTGCTTCACCTGTTGGACCACCCTCTACTGCTCCATCTCTACCTACTTCGTCTTCTGCATCACCCTCAGCTGCTCCACTTTCACCTGCCTCATCTTCCACTGCTCTACTATACCTACAGGCAGAAAATGAGGCCCTCAAACGAGACCTAGACACACTGAACACAAGTGTTGTCAGTT ACATGCCAAAACTCATCAGTATAATGGAAAAGCTAGAAGCATGGCTGGACACCAAGGGCCAGAGCCCTCAACCACAGCTGGCATCGCTTCCCACCAATCAGGAAACT CTCGAAATGTACCCTGGCTCAGGAGTGTACGTGCCAAAAAATGTATGGTGGTCAGCCAGTCATGCAAACAGCCCCACAACCATGGCACGGGTTCTCCTCCTTGGAGTATTTAACATCGATACACTTCTGAAGAGCAATCTCCGAG